The following proteins come from a genomic window of bacterium:
- a CDS encoding protein kinase, which produces MQQPPEKIDKYQILSVLGKGAMGVVYHAYDPVVKRDVAIKLLSAIGSEETELISRFEREARLAGGLRHPNIVTIYDMGNFEGRPYIAMEYLLGRDLQQVIRQKVELTFEQRVEVILQIAKGLDAAHTKGIIHRDIKPANIRLQDDNTVKIMDFGIARMGTSELTRSGYIIGTLQYMSPEQISGDQLDPRSDIFSTGVMAYELFTYNNPFNGEHTVDIMYRILNVRPQPIQNLPEETGTELNQIIMRALEKNRELRYPTAKELSADLEEYLFYLKSLKFRRKSTTPLPVYQEGVTQAIPLDQVAKPATVENEVSATVATDVQNMPTFNMPSPTFGVPPPPEKVPRTGIGANYSETAQVLMHRPSVWSEKKFYILGVVMALLFVGTLLYFGTLGKGGDTLAIITNPVGAEVLVNGEKIGITPTSLQDRKDMDLTFRLEGYKEQVVPLKKNAWPTELNITLEPVTPTKLTGKTEITPVVPTKKIIQLVTNPPGASISLDGQSLGQTPKEITLENEQPRQLVLKMDGHEDVTKTVDTSTPGTLTIEMPPAAAPPGFIRYGGSHRVAIISGSKALKGSPIQLEPGTHKLTFRSTKDAYIRFTKTVVIKSGETVVVPAPPMGKITINAVPSNCKISINGEFIDVAPILSLPIQAGNHTITFSWEALNKKLSKPVTVEAAQSQTVTGLGKDA; this is translated from the coding sequence ATGCAACAGCCTCCCGAAAAGATCGATAAGTACCAAATCTTATCAGTACTTGGCAAAGGCGCGATGGGGGTTGTTTATCACGCCTATGATCCTGTCGTTAAGCGGGATGTCGCAATCAAACTCCTGTCCGCTATTGGTTCTGAGGAAACGGAGCTGATTTCCAGGTTCGAGCGGGAAGCGCGTCTGGCCGGTGGATTGCGTCATCCGAACATAGTCACCATCTACGACATGGGGAATTTTGAAGGACGACCTTACATTGCGATGGAGTACCTTCTTGGCCGCGATTTGCAGCAGGTCATCCGGCAAAAGGTAGAGCTCACTTTTGAACAAAGAGTTGAAGTAATACTGCAAATTGCAAAAGGGCTGGACGCGGCGCATACAAAAGGAATTATCCATCGCGATATTAAACCCGCGAATATCCGTTTGCAGGATGACAACACCGTCAAGATTATGGATTTTGGCATCGCGCGCATGGGAACATCCGAGCTCACGCGAAGCGGCTACATCATTGGAACTCTGCAGTACATGTCGCCGGAACAAATTTCAGGAGATCAACTGGATCCGCGAAGCGATATTTTTTCAACCGGTGTGATGGCGTATGAGCTGTTTACATATAACAACCCTTTCAACGGCGAACACACGGTTGATATCATGTACCGAATCTTGAACGTGCGGCCGCAACCTATCCAGAATCTGCCTGAAGAAACCGGCACTGAGCTCAATCAAATTATCATGCGGGCTCTGGAAAAGAATCGCGAATTGCGTTATCCAACGGCAAAAGAACTTTCCGCCGATTTAGAAGAGTATTTGTTCTACTTAAAGAGTTTGAAATTCCGTCGCAAATCCACTACACCGCTTCCGGTTTATCAGGAAGGTGTTACGCAAGCGATTCCGCTGGACCAGGTAGCAAAACCGGCCACTGTAGAAAATGAAGTATCTGCAACTGTGGCGACGGACGTGCAAAACATGCCCACGTTCAACATGCCTTCTCCCACTTTTGGTGTGCCGCCCCCTCCGGAAAAAGTGCCCAGAACAGGGATTGGAGCGAACTATTCAGAAACTGCTCAGGTGCTGATGCACCGGCCTTCCGTTTGGTCAGAGAAAAAATTTTACATTCTGGGAGTTGTAATGGCGCTTCTGTTCGTTGGAACGCTGCTTTACTTTGGCACACTGGGAAAAGGAGGGGACACGCTGGCCATCATCACAAATCCGGTTGGCGCAGAAGTTCTGGTGAATGGTGAAAAGATCGGCATAACTCCCACATCGTTACAGGACCGCAAGGATATGGATCTCACTTTCCGGTTGGAGGGTTACAAGGAACAAGTCGTTCCCCTGAAGAAAAACGCTTGGCCGACTGAGTTGAACATTACTCTGGAACCGGTAACCCCGACGAAATTAACTGGAAAAACGGAAATCACTCCTGTTGTTCCAACGAAAAAAATCATACAGCTTGTGACGAATCCTCCCGGCGCATCCATCAGCCTGGATGGCCAATCTCTTGGACAAACGCCGAAAGAAATCACTTTAGAGAACGAGCAACCGCGTCAACTTGTTCTGAAAATGGATGGGCATGAGGATGTCACAAAAACCGTGGACACATCCACCCCCGGAACGCTGACCATCGAGATGCCGCCAGCGGCTGCGCCACCTGGATTCATCAGGTACGGTGGATCTCATCGCGTGGCCATTATCAGTGGTTCGAAAGCCCTGAAAGGGAGTCCCATTCAGTTGGAACCAGGAACGCACAAATTGACTTTCCGTTCCACTAAAGATGCGTACATTCGCTTTACCAAAACCGTTGTAATTAAGTCGGGAGAGACGGTGGTCGTTCCCGCGCCCCCCATGGGCAAAATTACAATTAATGCGGTTCCAAGTAATTGTAAAATTTCTATCAATGGCGAATTCATTGATGTTGCTCCAATCTTAAGCTTGCCGATTCAAGCCGGCAATCACACTATTACCTTTAGCTGGGAAGCGTTGAACAAAAAGCTGTCCAAGCCCGTTACTGTAGAAGCTGCTCAAAGCCAGACGGTCACGGGGTTGGGAAAGGACGCCTGA
- a CDS encoding PEGA domain-containing protein produces MNYRVCFFILLLCSCLFAQELPPVDQGPEEELIPEEAELQKWNKAFADAEGVFNSENQTQSIPLFQDLVGKITAEKMKRPLTEPERLLLYRSLDYLGRAFYVEGQQEEAKNVFLKLIENDPNYRLDEELVSPKIIAFVEEIKSENLGQLSISSTPPEATIEIDGVPVGKTDLATLYSLKGTHEIEVIRPGYFSQIQTVEVVPGKTQKISFKLERSSSVAYFITYPKGVEVIFRDKSLGFTEGTAPERAQATATERNLPVTEFSAEFPISELQPGEYEVTFQKPCWETPNRRLTITANDDYYFTPIIMEPAKATLNITADDPQANIFIDNEYKGLAPKTIQTCPGKHVVKLKGPFGKFEKQVELKNNQAMEISAKLNPSLSFLGIVSFSAMAKAQLERFRQETIKELEDLKSLNFQDNSKSPDRAALEEAIQEIAISLEDGKPDGSRQEKIQQVCSKVESDLLLFGLVPEKAEERTVEYYLLSNWSSMADIRKIQTNNPAHWAEFQAQLEYDQPLFEKRLGIQSMDTAITPGPVIAKLTLKTFQETQPLLIGDVVTAIQDKPVKTTEELLAAARELQKEGNVRLSVSRGGTQSTIPVQLMLSAMEIDYTDPKILFNRQMASFKKVAGLDRTSGQEKHVAALNVALCHMHFKEYDRALDQLQQVELDRAVGIGPGTVKFRMAQVYRALGRLDEAKQSLTEALRAQQNTIGSDDGLPLAAEAERLQKAISTSPGS; encoded by the coding sequence ATGAACTACAGAGTCTGTTTTTTCATTTTGCTACTTTGCAGTTGTCTTTTTGCTCAGGAACTCCCTCCCGTCGATCAAGGGCCGGAAGAAGAACTGATTCCGGAAGAAGCGGAACTGCAAAAATGGAACAAAGCATTCGCAGATGCTGAAGGAGTTTTCAATTCCGAAAACCAAACCCAGAGCATCCCGCTGTTTCAAGACCTGGTCGGAAAAATCACCGCCGAAAAAATGAAAAGACCTCTCACCGAGCCGGAAAGACTTCTGCTGTATAGAAGTCTGGATTACCTCGGTAGAGCATTCTATGTAGAAGGACAGCAGGAAGAAGCAAAAAATGTATTCCTGAAATTAATCGAAAACGATCCCAATTACCGCTTGGACGAAGAACTGGTATCCCCCAAAATCATCGCTTTTGTGGAAGAGATTAAGTCTGAAAATCTCGGACAGCTATCGATCAGTTCTACGCCCCCGGAAGCCACGATTGAAATTGATGGCGTTCCGGTTGGAAAAACAGATCTGGCCACGCTTTACAGTTTGAAAGGGACTCATGAAATCGAAGTCATCCGGCCCGGTTACTTTTCTCAAATACAAACAGTGGAAGTGGTACCTGGAAAGACTCAGAAGATCAGTTTCAAACTCGAACGGAGCTCGAGTGTTGCATACTTCATAACGTACCCGAAAGGAGTTGAGGTCATTTTCCGTGATAAGTCTCTTGGTTTCACAGAAGGAACTGCTCCGGAACGCGCCCAGGCGACGGCAACGGAACGGAATCTGCCTGTAACGGAATTTTCCGCTGAGTTTCCAATCTCAGAACTTCAGCCTGGCGAATATGAAGTGACTTTCCAAAAACCATGCTGGGAAACGCCCAATCGCAGGCTGACCATCACAGCGAATGATGATTACTATTTCACGCCCATCATCATGGAACCGGCAAAAGCAACTCTCAATATCACGGCGGATGATCCTCAGGCAAATATTTTTATCGACAATGAATACAAAGGGCTCGCACCAAAAACAATCCAGACATGTCCCGGGAAACACGTGGTGAAGTTAAAAGGTCCTTTTGGAAAATTTGAAAAGCAGGTCGAGCTGAAGAACAACCAGGCAATGGAAATTTCGGCAAAGCTAAATCCATCCTTGTCCTTTTTGGGCATCGTTTCGTTCTCTGCTATGGCGAAGGCACAACTGGAAAGATTTCGCCAGGAAACGATCAAAGAACTGGAAGACTTGAAGAGCCTGAATTTCCAGGACAACAGCAAGTCACCCGACAGGGCTGCTCTGGAAGAAGCGATTCAGGAAATTGCAATCAGTCTGGAGGATGGAAAGCCTGACGGTTCACGCCAGGAAAAGATTCAACAGGTGTGCAGCAAAGTAGAATCGGACCTGCTGCTGTTCGGGCTTGTTCCGGAAAAAGCGGAAGAGCGCACCGTAGAATATTACCTGCTATCCAACTGGAGCTCGATGGCTGACATTCGCAAGATACAAACGAATAACCCTGCGCACTGGGCTGAATTCCAGGCGCAGTTGGAATATGATCAACCACTTTTTGAAAAAAGACTTGGCATTCAGTCCATGGATACGGCGATTACACCGGGTCCCGTGATTGCAAAGTTGACGCTCAAGACATTCCAGGAGACACAGCCCTTATTGATCGGTGATGTGGTAACAGCAATTCAGGATAAACCGGTAAAAACCACGGAAGAATTGCTTGCTGCAGCGCGCGAGCTGCAAAAAGAAGGAAATGTGCGTTTGAGCGTTTCGCGGGGAGGAACGCAAAGCACGATTCCTGTGCAATTGATGCTCAGTGCAATGGAAATTGATTACACGGATCCTAAAATACTCTTCAACCGCCAGATGGCCTCATTCAAGAAAGTTGCGGGGTTGGATCGTACCAGTGGACAGGAAAAGCATGTTGCCGCGCTCAATGTCGCGTTGTGCCATATGCATTTCAAAGAATATGACCGCGCATTGGACCAGCTGCAACAGGTTGAGCTGGATCGAGCGGTTGGAATCGGGCCGGGCACGGTTAAATTCCGCATGGCGCAGGTGTATCGCGCGCTGGGTCGATTGGATGAAGCCAAACAATCTCTTACAGAAGCGCTTCGAGCTCAGCAAAATACCATTGGATCGGATGATGGACTCCCACTCGCTGCCGAAGCGGAGAGACTTCAAAAGGCAATCAGCACTTCACCGGGTTCCTAG